In one Sphingobacterium daejeonense genomic region, the following are encoded:
- a CDS encoding helix-turn-helix transcriptional regulator: MIKQFEKYKGIHPGIVLDRELKKRSIKQRPFALSLGEHPQTFNAITKGKRGISTALALKIERQLGLEEGTLVILQAYYDIQKIKEKEIKSSPDLNILSKALFWDTDIQHIDWERQYKAVIQRVFERGNENDKNEIIRFYGTEKVSQALHESNIRNPYTIYRFNKTKD; the protein is encoded by the coding sequence ATGATTAAGCAGTTTGAAAAATATAAAGGAATACATCCGGGGATTGTTCTTGATAGAGAGTTAAAAAAACGTTCTATCAAGCAACGTCCTTTTGCTTTGTCTTTAGGAGAACATCCTCAAACGTTTAATGCCATTACCAAAGGGAAAAGAGGAATTAGCACTGCATTGGCATTGAAAATTGAGCGACAACTTGGGTTGGAAGAAGGTACTTTGGTAATATTACAGGCATATTATGATATCCAAAAAATCAAAGAAAAAGAAATCAAAAGCTCTCCTGATCTAAATATCCTGAGTAAAGCTTTATTCTGGGATACAGACATTCAACACATAGATTGGGAACGACAATACAAGGCTGTTATTCAACGTGTTTTTGAGCGAGGAAATGAGAATGATAAAAACGAAATAATTCGCTTTTATGGTACTGAAAAAGTTAGCCAAGCTTTGCATGAGTCCAATATCAGAAATCCATATACTATTTACAGATTTAATAAAACTAAAGACTAA
- a CDS encoding nucleotidyl transferase AbiEii/AbiGii toxin family protein, which translates to MMYYNTVNNLLKNTLIILMESSLFESFRLVGGTALSLQLGHRLSVDIDLFSDAPYGSIDFKAIDEFIEKTFPYHHHFSNLDPAMGKSYRVGRDKDNVIKLDVFYTDTFIQPPLIVDEIRMATTEEIIAMKIDVVQRIGRKKDFWDLHELLSHYNISTMLSLHLDRYPYTHDQELILNNLINFELANDDFDPICLRGKYWEFIKEDIVDAVKAYKP; encoded by the coding sequence ATGATGTATTATAATACAGTCAATAATCTTTTAAAAAATACATTGATTATTCTAATGGAGTCTTCTTTGTTTGAGTCTTTTCGTTTGGTTGGCGGTACAGCATTAAGTCTTCAATTAGGACATCGTTTGTCTGTAGATATAGATTTGTTTAGTGATGCCCCTTATGGTTCTATTGATTTTAAAGCTATTGATGAATTCATAGAGAAAACATTTCCCTACCACCACCATTTTTCAAATCTAGATCCGGCAATGGGTAAATCTTATAGGGTGGGTAGAGATAAGGACAATGTGATAAAATTAGATGTGTTTTATACGGACACTTTTATACAACCTCCTTTGATTGTGGATGAAATTAGAATGGCTACTACCGAAGAAATCATTGCTATGAAAATAGATGTGGTACAACGCATAGGTCGCAAGAAAGATTTTTGGGATTTGCATGAATTGCTTTCCCATTACAATATTTCTACTATGCTTTCTCTGCACCTAGACCGTTATCCATATACACATGATCAAGAACTAATACTGAACAACCTCATCAATTTTGAGCTTGCAAATGATGATTTCGACCCAATCTGTTTAAGAGGGAAATATTGGGAGTTTATTAAGGAGGATATTGTTGATGCGGTAAAAGCATATAAACCCTAA
- a CDS encoding YfiT family bacillithiol transferase, whose product MKDQLEKLRYPIGKFSKPEIITDEIIKSWINTIAKFPEYLKNEVNKLSVKDLELTYRPEGWTIRQLIHHCADSHMNSFIRFKLALTEETPIIKPYKEDLWSNLADSEMPIESSIKILEGLHARWAFLLSNLKEEELKREFINPESNKRLDIETAIGIYAWHCNHHLAHVINAKKV is encoded by the coding sequence ATGAAAGATCAACTAGAAAAACTGAGGTATCCAATTGGGAAATTCTCAAAACCTGAGATAATTACAGATGAAATTATTAAGTCATGGATAAATACCATTGCTAAATTTCCGGAGTATTTAAAAAATGAGGTCAATAAACTATCGGTGAAAGATCTTGAGTTAACTTATAGACCTGAAGGTTGGACGATTCGGCAATTGATCCATCATTGCGCCGATAGTCACATGAACAGTTTTATTCGATTTAAATTAGCCTTGACCGAAGAGACTCCTATAATTAAGCCATATAAGGAAGATCTATGGTCTAACCTGGCAGATAGTGAGATGCCAATTGAAAGTTCGATCAAGATTCTAGAGGGGTTGCATGCGCGATGGGCTTTTTTACTTTCTAATTTAAAGGAAGAGGAACTTAAAAGGGAATTTATCAATCCAGAATCGAATAAAAGATTAGATATAGAAACTGCCATAGGTATTTATGCTTGGCATTGTAACCATCACCTAGCGCATGTGATTAATGCAAAGAAGGTCTAG